Proteins found in one Zea mays cultivar B73 chromosome 1, Zm-B73-REFERENCE-NAM-5.0, whole genome shotgun sequence genomic segment:
- the LOC100191998 gene encoding pumilio homolog 24-like isoform X1: MAGGGLQGAKKRKREHAEGKAKPRKQVKGGGDGAKRKSHSAAGGYTAHGGAGEVVARKKTPVTPKEKRLAAKEMSEARKMKRRQHYSLEKELTKLWEKMRCHDVSKEERSKAVSQAIHKMDGKYLDIATSHVTARVLQTCVKWCSESERDAIFDVLQPHLLTLSCKKYAVFLVKKLIELASKKQFASFISSLHGRVANLLHHTIGAAVVDYAFQRGTQRQKRQLLVELYSPELQLFKDLTVQSSSCLIDTISKLGLQISSVLLHMTIVIDKILEKGTVEYLIVHTAILEYFTIADKTSASDAICQLIPLLTQGALIIDGDEPTNAPELPKKAKAKKKRSKEPLIVRIMQTREGLKLGISCVKYGSAKVYLHKLLYFNFRLSGRENVFQDRKKIIKSLKGHIMKLALSDFGCLFLICIISIVDDTKLVNKIVIQELVKHLKQLIFDKNGRRPLLQLLHPFCSRYLSPNDLACLNYNVPSLSSTEVETSESAIGVITENKLDDVTAQDPNGLEGKQIVFESKKDPLQRRHELLIKSELAEALVQSCIENVGELLRTNFGKEVLYEMAVGGKDNVLDGLTDRIHMLHDAIASDAAQPKTEDTEHAFENFFSSRVIRRMVIDCPAFAVTLWRKALQGKCKIWAEGHSSKVVASFLESPSTEVKDLAKPELQPLVDAGILKVPDPKVVQK; the protein is encoded by the exons ATGGCAGGCGGCGGTCTCCAGGGAGCGaagaagcgcaagcgcgagcacgCGGAAGGGAAGGCAAAGCCTCGGAAGCAAGTCAAGGGAGGCGGGGACGGAGCGAAGCGGAAGAGCCACTCGGCCGCCGGCGGCTACACGGCCCATGGCGGCGCCGGCGAAGTTGTCGCGAGGAAGAAGACCCCGGTTACCCCCAAGGAGAAGCGCCTCGCGGCCAAG GAAATGTCGGAGGCCAGGAAGATGAAGAGGAGGCAGCATTACAGCCTTGAGAAG GAACTAACGAAATTGTGGGAAAAGATGAGATGTCACGATGTGAGCAAAGAGGAGAGGTCCAA GGCAGTAAGTCAGGCTATCCATAAAATGGATGGGAAATATTTGGACATTGCCACATCACATGTTACTGCACGTGTTCTTCAA ACATGTGTAAAGTGGTGCTCGGAGTCAGAGAGGGATGCTATCTTTGATGTTCTACAGCCACATTTGCTTACCCTTTCTTGCAAGAAATATGCCGTTTTTCTTGTAAAGAAGCTTATAGAACTCG CCTCTAAAAAACAGTTTGCCAGTTTCATATCTTCCCTTCATGGTCGTGTTGCCAACCTTCTTCATCATACTATTGGAGCTGCAG TCGTTGATTATGCATTTCAGCGAGGAACACAACGTCAGAAAAGGCAATTGTTAGTTGAACTGTACTCCCCTGAACTTCAGCTATTCAAGGATCTGACTGTGCAAAGTTCCTCCTG TTTGATAGATACAATTTCCAAGCTTGGGTTGCAGATATCATCTGTCCTGCTTCATATGACTATTGTGATTGATAAAATCTTGGAGAAAGGTACTGTTGAGTACTTAATAGTGCACACGGCCATATTGGAGTACTTTACAATTGCAGATAAG ACCTCAGCCTCGGATGCTATTTGTCAACTTATCCCCCTTCTTACTCAAGGGGCATTAATCATAGATGGAGATGAACCTACAAACGCTCCAGAACTACCAAAGAAAGCAAAAGCTAAGAAGAAAAGGTCGAAAGAGCCACTTATTGTTCGGATCATGCAGACAAGGGAAGGATTAAAACTAGGAATTAGTTGCGTCAAGTATGGCAGTGCAAAGGTATATCTGCACAAGTTATTATATTTTAACTTCAG ACTAAGTGGGCGCGAGAATGTATTTCAGGACAGGAAGAAGATTATTAAAAGTTTGAAGGGCCACATTATGAAGCTTGCTCTAAGTGATTTTGGATGTCTT TTTCTTATCTGCATTATTTCTATTGTTGATGACACAAAGCTTGTTAATAAG ATTGTCATTCAAGAGCTGGTAAAACATTTAAAGCAGCTCATTTTTGACAAG AATGGGAGACGGCCATTGCTGCAACTACTTCACCCTTTTTGCTCACGCTATCTTTCTCCGAATGATCTAGCTTGTCTGAACTACAATGTGCCTTCTCTTAGTTCAACAGAG GTTGAGACATCAGAGAGTGCTATAGGAGTTATAACAGAAAATAAATTAGATGATGTGACTGCTCAAGATCCCAATGGCTTAGAAGgcaagcaaattgtgtttgagagCAAGAAGGATCCATTACAAAGGCGACATGAACTGTTGATAAAAAGTGAGCTTGCCGAG GCTCTCGTTCAGTCATGCATTGAAAATGTTGGAGAATTACTTCGAACAAATTTTGGCAAAGAAGTATTGTATGAG atgGCTGTTGGTGGTAAAGACAACGTTCTGGATGGCCTCACCGATAGGATCCACATGTTGCACGATGCAATAGCGTCTGATGCGGCCCAACCGAAGACTGAAGATACGGAACATGCATTTGAAAACTTCTTTTCCAGCCGTGTAATCAGAAGAATGGTAATCGATTGCCCAGCGTTTGCAGTCACTCTCTGGAGAAAGGCTCTTCAGGGGAAGTGCAAGATATGGGCTGAAGGACACAG TTCGAAGGTGGTTGCGAGTTTCCTGGAGTCGCCAAGTACGGAGGTCAAGGATCTTGCAAAACCTGAGTTGCAGCCGCTGGTTGATGCTGGCATCCTTAAAGTGCCAGACCCTAAGGTTGTTCAAAAATGA
- the LOC100191998 gene encoding Pumilio homolog 24-like, translating to MAGGGLQGAKKRKREHAEGKAKPRKQVKGGGDGAKRKSHSAAGGYTAHGGAGEVVARKKTPVTPKEKRLAAKEMSEARKMKRRQHYSLEKELTKLWEKMRCHDVSKEERSKAVSQAIHKMDGKYLDIATSHVTARVLQTCVKWCSESERDAIFDVLQPHLLTLSCKKYAVFLVKKLIELASKKQFASFISSLHGRVANLLHHTIGAAVVDYAFQRGTQRQKRQLLVELYSPELQLFKDLTVQSSSCLIDTISKLGLQISSVLLHMTIVIDKILEKGTVEYLIVHTAILEYFTIADKTSASDAICQLIPLLTQGALIIDGDEPTNAPELPKKAKAKKKRSKEPLIVRIMQTREGLKLGISCVKYGSAKDRKKIIKSLKGHIMKLALSDFGCLFLICIISIVDDTKLVNKIVIQELVKHLKQLIFDKNGRRPLLQLLHPFCSRYLSPNDLACLNYNVPSLSSTEVETSESAIGVITENKLDDVTAQDPNGLEGKQIVFESKKDPLQRRHELLIKSELAEALVQSCIENVGELLRTNFGKEVLYEMAVGGKDNVLDGLTDRIHMLHDAIASDAAQPKTEDTEHAFENFFSSRVIRRMVIDCPAFAVTLWRKALQGKCKIWAEGHSSKVVASFLESPSTEVKDLAKPELQPLVDAGILKVPDPKVVQK from the exons ATGGCAGGCGGCGGTCTCCAGGGAGCGaagaagcgcaagcgcgagcacgCGGAAGGGAAGGCAAAGCCTCGGAAGCAAGTCAAGGGAGGCGGGGACGGAGCGAAGCGGAAGAGCCACTCGGCCGCCGGCGGCTACACGGCCCATGGCGGCGCCGGCGAAGTTGTCGCGAGGAAGAAGACCCCGGTTACCCCCAAGGAGAAGCGCCTCGCGGCCAAG GAAATGTCGGAGGCCAGGAAGATGAAGAGGAGGCAGCATTACAGCCTTGAGAAG GAACTAACGAAATTGTGGGAAAAGATGAGATGTCACGATGTGAGCAAAGAGGAGAGGTCCAA GGCAGTAAGTCAGGCTATCCATAAAATGGATGGGAAATATTTGGACATTGCCACATCACATGTTACTGCACGTGTTCTTCAA ACATGTGTAAAGTGGTGCTCGGAGTCAGAGAGGGATGCTATCTTTGATGTTCTACAGCCACATTTGCTTACCCTTTCTTGCAAGAAATATGCCGTTTTTCTTGTAAAGAAGCTTATAGAACTCG CCTCTAAAAAACAGTTTGCCAGTTTCATATCTTCCCTTCATGGTCGTGTTGCCAACCTTCTTCATCATACTATTGGAGCTGCAG TCGTTGATTATGCATTTCAGCGAGGAACACAACGTCAGAAAAGGCAATTGTTAGTTGAACTGTACTCCCCTGAACTTCAGCTATTCAAGGATCTGACTGTGCAAAGTTCCTCCTG TTTGATAGATACAATTTCCAAGCTTGGGTTGCAGATATCATCTGTCCTGCTTCATATGACTATTGTGATTGATAAAATCTTGGAGAAAGGTACTGTTGAGTACTTAATAGTGCACACGGCCATATTGGAGTACTTTACAATTGCAGATAAG ACCTCAGCCTCGGATGCTATTTGTCAACTTATCCCCCTTCTTACTCAAGGGGCATTAATCATAGATGGAGATGAACCTACAAACGCTCCAGAACTACCAAAGAAAGCAAAAGCTAAGAAGAAAAGGTCGAAAGAGCCACTTATTGTTCGGATCATGCAGACAAGGGAAGGATTAAAACTAGGAATTAGTTGCGTCAAGTATGGCAGTGCAAAG GACAGGAAGAAGATTATTAAAAGTTTGAAGGGCCACATTATGAAGCTTGCTCTAAGTGATTTTGGATGTCTT TTTCTTATCTGCATTATTTCTATTGTTGATGACACAAAGCTTGTTAATAAG ATTGTCATTCAAGAGCTGGTAAAACATTTAAAGCAGCTCATTTTTGACAAG AATGGGAGACGGCCATTGCTGCAACTACTTCACCCTTTTTGCTCACGCTATCTTTCTCCGAATGATCTAGCTTGTCTGAACTACAATGTGCCTTCTCTTAGTTCAACAGAG GTTGAGACATCAGAGAGTGCTATAGGAGTTATAACAGAAAATAAATTAGATGATGTGACTGCTCAAGATCCCAATGGCTTAGAAGgcaagcaaattgtgtttgagagCAAGAAGGATCCATTACAAAGGCGACATGAACTGTTGATAAAAAGTGAGCTTGCCGAG GCTCTCGTTCAGTCATGCATTGAAAATGTTGGAGAATTACTTCGAACAAATTTTGGCAAAGAAGTATTGTATGAG atgGCTGTTGGTGGTAAAGACAACGTTCTGGATGGCCTCACCGATAGGATCCACATGTTGCACGATGCAATAGCGTCTGATGCGGCCCAACCGAAGACTGAAGATACGGAACATGCATTTGAAAACTTCTTTTCCAGCCGTGTAATCAGAAGAATGGTAATCGATTGCCCAGCGTTTGCAGTCACTCTCTGGAGAAAGGCTCTTCAGGGGAAGTGCAAGATATGGGCTGAAGGACACAG TTCGAAGGTGGTTGCGAGTTTCCTGGAGTCGCCAAGTACGGAGGTCAAGGATCTTGCAAAACCTGAGTTGCAGCCGCTGGTTGATGCTGGCATCCTTAAAGTGCCAGACCCTAAGGTTGTTCAAAAATGA
- the LOC100281334 gene encoding uncharacterized protein LOC100281334: MVGAGAATDAARALAAREVCAASAAFASCTHRRRRRSSPRGPHFVDWYLVLSIGEAASEDAVRRRYRQLALQLHPDKNRHPKAEVAFKIVSEAHACLTDQARRRAFDLERRGSFCAACHDRYAARWSQPASGHQAPAPAASRSKAARETIQSRLRDECRVIDGCLRANDAAACARRRQSFPLFDPSDGRRFPDYPHVRPPPFELRHSEDWLGRAAVDRQALNRRWCRGGGESPVYQIRTVATECTDRRAW, from the exons ATGGTGGGCGCTGGCGCGGCGACGGACGCGGCCAGGGCGCTGGCGGCACGGGAGGTGTGCGCTGCGTCGGCGGCGTTCGCGTCCTGCacgcaccgccgccgccgccggtcgtccccgcgcggcccgcACTTCGTCGACTGGTACCTCGTCCTCTCC ATCGGCGAGGCCGCGTCGGAGGACGCCGTGCGGAGGCGGTACCGGCAGCTCG CGCTGCAGCTGCACCCGGACAAGAACAGGCACCCCAAGGCGGAGGTCGCGTTCAAGATCGTCTCCGAG GCGCACGCGTGCCTGACGGACCAGGCGAGGCGGCGGGCCTTCGACCTGGAGCGGCGGGGCAGCTTCTGCGCCGCGTGCCACGACCGCTACGCCGCCAGGTGGTCCCAGCCGGCGTCCGGCCAccaggcgccggcgccggcggcgtCCAGGAGCAAGGCGGCGCGGGAGACGATCCAGAGCCGGCTGCGGGACGAGTGCCGGGTCATCGACGGCTGCCTGCGGGCCAACGACGCCGCGGCCTGCGCGCGCCGCCGCCAGTCGTTCCCGCTCTTCGATCCCTCTGACGGCCGTCGCTTCCCAGACTACCCGCACGTCCGCCCGCCGCCGTTTGAGCTCCGGCACTCCGAGGACTGGCTTGGCCGCGCAGCAGTGGATCGGCAAGCCCTGAACCGGAGGTggtgcaggggcggcggcgagtCGCCAGTGTACCAGATCAGGACGGTGGCGACAGAGTGCACCGATAGGCGTGCATGGTGA